A genome region from Arthrobacter sp. SLBN-100 includes the following:
- a CDS encoding ABC transporter ATP-binding protein — MLGAVAATCAFAGLNVAAPKYLGDATDVVVDGVLRGNLDEHALGLILGAVALMYIGTSLLNWIQGSLAAHSVQGLMYGLRGSVEEKLHRLPVTYFRERSRGDVLSRATNDIDNITQALNQLLTQLIMSVLMLSGSLAMMLWISPLLAAIAIATVPLSTLITVQVARKSQAQFDSQWTETGELNAHVEEFVTGHEVIKAFGRQAQAAEVFARSNERLARAATKAQYTAGVVQPLMVLMSNLSYIAVAVVGALQVIAGAMTIGGIQAFIQFSRLFTQPVGQIGGMLNLMQSCEASAARVFALLDTQEEPPDEPAADAVVQGRGRIEFHDVTFGYNDAAPAVRNLSFTVEPGRTVAIVGHTGAGKSTVINLLLRFCEPDTGRITIDTADIAAFPRDLLRAQFGVVLQDAWLFAGTIRENIAYGSPGAAEAEILAAAEASYVDRFVRSLPNGYDTVLENGGDGLSQGQRQLITIARAQLAARAVQILDEATSSVDSRTELLIRQAMQRLRRGRTSFVIAHRLSTVRDADLILVMDHGRIVEQGTHQDLLAANSYYTRLYNAQFSLQAERSGVLEAGI; from the coding sequence ATGCTGGGCGCCGTTGCCGCCACCTGCGCGTTCGCGGGCCTCAATGTCGCGGCGCCGAAGTACCTGGGCGACGCCACCGACGTCGTGGTGGACGGCGTCCTCCGCGGGAACCTGGACGAGCACGCGCTGGGATTAATCCTGGGAGCAGTGGCGCTCATGTATATCGGCACCTCCCTGCTCAACTGGATCCAGGGGTCACTCGCCGCCCACTCGGTCCAGGGCCTGATGTACGGACTTCGCGGGTCGGTGGAGGAAAAGCTGCACCGGCTGCCGGTGACCTACTTCCGGGAACGGTCCCGGGGCGACGTCCTGAGCCGTGCCACGAACGACATCGACAACATCACCCAGGCCTTGAACCAGCTCCTGACACAACTCATCATGTCCGTGCTGATGCTCTCCGGCTCGCTGGCCATGATGCTGTGGATCTCGCCCTTGCTGGCTGCCATTGCGATCGCGACGGTCCCGCTGTCCACCTTGATCACCGTGCAGGTGGCGCGGAAATCCCAGGCACAGTTCGACAGTCAGTGGACCGAAACAGGTGAATTGAACGCGCACGTGGAGGAGTTCGTCACCGGCCACGAGGTCATCAAGGCCTTCGGACGGCAGGCGCAGGCAGCAGAAGTCTTTGCCCGGAGCAACGAGCGCCTGGCGCGCGCGGCCACCAAAGCGCAGTACACGGCGGGCGTTGTGCAGCCGCTGATGGTCCTGATGTCCAACCTCAGTTACATCGCCGTGGCGGTGGTGGGTGCCCTCCAGGTGATCGCCGGCGCCATGACCATCGGGGGAATCCAGGCTTTTATCCAGTTCAGCAGGCTTTTCACCCAGCCTGTGGGCCAGATCGGCGGCATGCTCAACCTCATGCAGTCCTGCGAGGCCTCGGCGGCCCGCGTCTTCGCCTTGCTCGATACGCAGGAGGAGCCGCCCGACGAGCCGGCAGCGGATGCTGTTGTCCAGGGGCGCGGACGCATTGAATTCCATGACGTGACGTTCGGTTATAACGATGCCGCGCCGGCGGTGCGCAACCTCTCCTTTACGGTGGAACCGGGCCGGACGGTGGCGATCGTGGGGCATACAGGGGCCGGCAAGAGCACTGTGATCAACCTCCTGCTGCGCTTTTGCGAGCCGGATACGGGGCGGATTACCATCGACACCGCGGATATCGCGGCCTTTCCCCGGGACCTCCTGCGGGCACAGTTCGGTGTGGTGCTGCAGGACGCATGGCTCTTCGCAGGCACTATCCGCGAAAACATCGCCTATGGAAGCCCGGGAGCCGCCGAGGCGGAGATCCTGGCCGCAGCCGAGGCCAGCTACGTGGACCGCTTTGTGAGGTCTCTGCCGAATGGTTATGACACAGTGCTGGAGAACGGGGGTGACGGGCTAAGCCAGGGCCAGCGGCAGTTGATCACCATTGCCCGGGCGCAGTTGGCAGCCCGGGCCGTACAGATCCTCGACGAGGCAACAAGTTCAGTGGATTCAAGGACGGAGCTGTTGATCCGTCAGGCCATGCAGCGGCTGCGCCGGGGCCGGACCAGCTTTGTTATTGCCCACCGTTTGTCCACAGTGCGCGACGCTGATCTAATCTTGGTCATGGACCACGGACGCATTGTCGAGCAGGGCACCCACCAGGACCTCCTTGCTGCGAACAGCTATTACACGCGCCTCTACAACGCCCAGTTCTCGCTGCAGGCGGAGCGCAGCGGCGTGCTTGAGGCCGGCATTTGA
- a CDS encoding GntR family transcriptional regulator codes for MKTAADFPGAWKPNSASSVPLFEQLRLQVIHWADAGKLPPGTRLPAVRSLAERLDVAPHTVARAYKELEAAGVVATRGRNGTFVCARDERLGGLSAAAAEYAAAAKAQGASFAEAVQLLAAAYDGS; via the coding sequence TTGAAAACGGCGGCCGACTTCCCGGGGGCCTGGAAGCCCAATTCAGCCAGTTCGGTCCCGCTGTTCGAGCAGTTGCGGCTCCAGGTGATCCATTGGGCCGACGCCGGAAAGCTGCCGCCGGGAACCCGGCTGCCCGCCGTGCGGTCCCTGGCGGAACGGCTGGACGTCGCACCCCATACCGTGGCCAGGGCCTACAAGGAGCTCGAGGCCGCCGGCGTCGTGGCCACCCGGGGGAGGAACGGCACCTTCGTCTGCGCCCGCGATGAGCGCCTGGGCGGGCTGTCCGCTGCCGCCGCAGAGTACGCGGCGGCCGCCAAGGCCCAAGGCGCATCGTTCGCCGAGGCGGTGCAGCTGCTGGCCGCAGCCTACGACGGCTCCTGA
- the uvrA gene encoding excinuclease ABC subunit UvrA yields the protein MPKAVAEESAIQSVDVSPARSAAPKRPDLSRLVVKGAREHNLRNVDLDLPRDAMIVFTGLSGSGKSSLAFDTIFAEGQRRYVESLSAYARQFLGQVDKPDVDFIEGLSPAVSIDQKSTSKNPRSTVGTITEIYDYMRLLWARVGRPHCPVCGEPVAKQTPQQIVDQLLELDEGTRFQVLAPVVRGRKGEFVDLFKELTAKGYSRARVDGDLVQLNDPPKLGKQFKHTIEVVVDRLVVKEGISQRLTDSIETALGLAEGRVLAEFVDLEADDPHRLRAFSENLACPNEHPLAIDEIEPRSFSFNNPFGACAACSGIGTRLEVDEELIVPNPELSLSEGAIAPWSLGTATTEYWNRLLEGLAKELGFSMDTPWEKLGSDVRQTVLHGKDHKVVVQYRNRFGRERKYSTGFEGAIQYVHRKHGETDSEWARDRYEEYMRQIPCPACNGARLNPASLSVLINGKSIADVAALPMRECADFLNNLVLTGREAQIAHQVLKEIQARLTFLLDVGLEYLNLERPSATLSGGEAQRIRLATQIGSGLVGVLYVLDEPSIGLHQRDNRRLIDTLTRLRDMGNTLIVVEHDEDTIHVADWVVDIGPGAGEHGGQVVHSGSYKDLLENTASLTGDYLSGRKKIEVPQKRRKYDKKRELKVVGARENNLLNVDAAFPLGLFTAVTGVSGSGKSTLVNEILYKVLANKLNGAKQVAGRHKTVQGLEHLDKVVHVDQSPIGRTPRSNPATYTGVFDNIRKLFAETTEAKVRGYLPGRFSFNVKGGRCEACSGDGTLKIEMNFLPDVYVPCEVCHGARYNRETLEVHYKGKTIADVLNMPIEEGAEFFAAFSPIARHLNTLVDVGLGYVRLGQPATTLSGGEAQRVKLAAELQKRSNGRSVYVLDEPTTGLHFEDIRKLLMVLQGLVDKGNTVITIEHNLDVIKSADWIVDLGPDGGSGGGQVVAAGTPEQIAKSTTSHTATFLAEILP from the coding sequence GTGCCTAAAGCCGTAGCTGAAGAATCTGCCATCCAATCCGTTGACGTTTCGCCCGCCCGCTCCGCCGCGCCCAAGCGTCCGGACTTGTCCCGTCTTGTGGTCAAGGGCGCACGGGAGCACAACCTGCGCAACGTTGACCTGGACCTGCCGCGGGACGCCATGATCGTCTTCACGGGATTGTCCGGCTCCGGCAAATCATCCCTCGCCTTCGACACCATTTTCGCCGAGGGCCAGCGCCGCTACGTCGAGTCGCTCTCCGCGTACGCCCGCCAGTTCCTGGGCCAGGTGGACAAGCCCGACGTCGACTTCATCGAGGGGCTCTCCCCGGCCGTCTCCATCGACCAGAAGTCCACCAGCAAGAATCCCCGTTCCACCGTGGGAACCATCACCGAGATCTACGACTACATGCGCCTGCTCTGGGCGCGCGTGGGCCGGCCGCACTGCCCTGTCTGTGGCGAGCCGGTGGCGAAGCAAACGCCGCAGCAGATCGTCGACCAGCTGCTGGAGCTGGACGAAGGCACCCGTTTCCAGGTCCTCGCCCCCGTGGTGCGCGGCCGGAAGGGGGAATTTGTCGACCTCTTCAAGGAACTCACCGCCAAGGGTTACTCCCGCGCCCGGGTGGACGGAGACCTCGTCCAGCTCAATGACCCCCCCAAGCTGGGCAAGCAGTTCAAGCACACCATCGAAGTGGTAGTGGACCGCCTGGTGGTCAAGGAAGGCATCAGCCAGCGCCTCACCGACTCCATCGAAACCGCCCTGGGCCTCGCCGAGGGCAGGGTCCTCGCCGAATTCGTCGACCTGGAGGCCGATGATCCGCACCGCCTTCGCGCCTTCTCGGAGAACCTGGCCTGCCCCAACGAACATCCGCTGGCCATCGACGAAATCGAGCCAAGGTCTTTCTCCTTCAACAACCCCTTCGGCGCGTGCGCGGCGTGCAGCGGCATCGGCACCAGGCTGGAGGTGGACGAGGAACTCATCGTCCCCAACCCGGAGCTTTCGCTGTCCGAGGGCGCCATCGCTCCCTGGTCCCTGGGTACTGCCACCACGGAATACTGGAACAGGCTCCTGGAAGGCCTCGCGAAGGAACTCGGGTTTTCCATGGATACGCCATGGGAGAAGCTGGGCAGCGATGTCCGCCAGACGGTGCTGCACGGCAAGGACCACAAGGTGGTGGTGCAGTACCGGAACCGGTTCGGCCGGGAACGGAAATACAGCACCGGCTTTGAAGGTGCCATCCAGTACGTCCACCGGAAGCACGGCGAGACGGACTCCGAGTGGGCCCGCGACCGCTATGAAGAGTACATGCGGCAGATTCCGTGCCCTGCCTGCAATGGCGCCCGCCTCAATCCTGCCTCCCTGTCGGTGCTCATCAACGGGAAGTCGATTGCCGACGTCGCCGCCCTGCCCATGCGCGAGTGCGCTGACTTCCTGAACAACCTGGTGCTGACCGGCCGTGAAGCGCAGATCGCGCACCAGGTGCTGAAGGAGATCCAGGCGCGGCTGACCTTCCTGCTGGACGTCGGGCTGGAATACCTGAACCTCGAACGGCCGTCCGCCACGCTCTCCGGTGGCGAGGCCCAGCGCATCCGGCTGGCCACCCAGATCGGTTCCGGCCTGGTGGGCGTCCTGTACGTGCTGGACGAACCGTCCATCGGGCTGCACCAGCGCGACAACCGGCGCCTGATCGACACCCTGACCAGACTCCGCGACATGGGCAACACACTCATTGTGGTGGAGCACGACGAAGACACCATCCACGTGGCCGACTGGGTGGTGGACATTGGACCGGGCGCCGGCGAACACGGCGGCCAGGTGGTCCACTCCGGCTCCTACAAGGACCTGCTGGAGAACACCGCCTCGCTGACGGGGGACTACCTGTCCGGACGCAAGAAGATTGAGGTCCCCCAGAAACGCCGGAAGTACGACAAGAAGCGTGAGCTGAAGGTGGTGGGCGCCCGGGAGAACAACCTCCTGAACGTCGACGCCGCTTTCCCGCTGGGTCTCTTCACCGCCGTGACCGGCGTCAGCGGCTCCGGCAAGTCCACCCTGGTCAACGAAATCCTGTACAAGGTGCTGGCCAACAAGCTCAACGGCGCCAAGCAGGTGGCCGGCCGGCACAAAACGGTCCAGGGCCTGGAGCACCTGGACAAGGTGGTGCACGTTGACCAGAGCCCCATCGGCCGGACACCGCGCTCCAACCCGGCCACCTACACCGGCGTCTTCGACAACATCCGCAAGCTTTTCGCGGAGACCACCGAAGCGAAGGTCCGCGGCTACCTTCCCGGACGCTTCTCCTTCAACGTCAAGGGCGGACGGTGTGAGGCCTGCTCCGGTGACGGAACACTGAAGATCGAGATGAACTTCCTGCCCGACGTTTACGTGCCGTGCGAGGTGTGCCATGGTGCGCGCTACAACCGTGAAACGCTGGAAGTCCACTACAAGGGCAAAACCATCGCCGACGTGCTGAACATGCCCATCGAGGAGGGCGCAGAGTTCTTCGCGGCGTTCTCTCCCATCGCCCGCCACCTGAACACCCTGGTTGACGTGGGCCTTGGGTACGTCCGGCTTGGACAACCCGCCACCACGCTGTCCGGCGGCGAGGCCCAGCGCGTCAAACTGGCAGCCGAACTGCAGAAACGGTCAAACGGCCGCAGCGTCTATGTCCTGGACGAGCCCACCACGGGCCTGCACTTCGAGGACATCCGCAAGCTGCTGATGGTGCTGCAGGGCCTGGTGGACAAGGGCAACACGGTGATCACCATCGAACACAACCTGGACGTCATCAAGAGTGCCGACTGGATTGTGGATCTTGGTCCGGACGGCGGTTCGGGAGGCGGCCAGGTTGTCGCGGCCGGCACGCCTGAGCAGATCGCCAAGTCCACCACGAGCCACACTGCAACGTTCCTCGCCGAGATACTGCCGTAG
- a CDS encoding HAD hydrolase-like protein: protein MTQTTVPVIFDLDGTLVDPAGGITDGIAAALQGVGLPVPGQDLLEAMIGPKLSDSLLNVAQVPAELLDEVIRRYREYYVATGISRSRVYPGVRELLDSFAAAGRPIAVATQKPQGLARTVLAHHGIDGLFQGIHGSADDESAVAGVPVGKTEVIAAALKDLGTQHALMVGDRAQDVAGAIANGLDCIGIAWGFAPNGELENAGAVAVVETAEELVTAIGRLESIHTAAMSEVTNDGTV, encoded by the coding sequence GTGACTCAAACAACAGTGCCCGTGATCTTTGACCTGGACGGCACTCTTGTCGATCCGGCCGGTGGGATAACAGATGGAATTGCTGCCGCCCTTCAGGGGGTGGGGCTTCCGGTTCCCGGCCAGGATCTGCTCGAAGCGATGATCGGCCCGAAGTTGAGCGACTCCCTGCTGAACGTGGCCCAGGTTCCGGCCGAGCTCCTGGACGAGGTGATCCGCCGCTACCGCGAGTACTACGTGGCCACCGGGATCAGCCGGAGCCGGGTTTATCCGGGCGTCCGTGAGCTTCTGGATTCTTTTGCGGCCGCAGGCCGGCCGATTGCCGTGGCCACGCAGAAACCGCAGGGGTTGGCCCGGACGGTCCTCGCACACCACGGAATCGACGGGCTGTTCCAGGGGATCCACGGCTCGGCAGATGACGAGTCCGCCGTGGCGGGGGTCCCGGTCGGGAAGACGGAGGTTATCGCTGCCGCGCTGAAGGACCTGGGCACCCAACACGCGTTGATGGTTGGAGACCGCGCGCAGGACGTCGCCGGTGCCATTGCCAATGGCCTGGACTGCATTGGGATCGCCTGGGGATTTGCCCCCAACGGGGAACTGGAGAATGCCGGAGCCGTGGCCGTGGTGGAGACCGCGGAAGAGCTGGTGACCGCCATCGGCCGCCTTGAATCCATCCACACCGCCGCCATGAGCGAGGTGACCAACGATGGCACTGTTTGA
- a CDS encoding lysophospholipid acyltransferase family protein — MALFDAVRWTTRSLISGTCRPTVVGLENVPDDGPFIVAPNHLSFFDSVIVQALMPRPVAFFAKAEYFTTGGAKGKVMKAFFESVGSIPVERGEQAASVQALKTLLDILESGKGIGIYPEGTRSRDGILYRGRTGVGWLALTTGAPVIPVGLIGTENLQRAGESGVRPQHFTMKVGEPLYFDKTGPDHSLPARREVTDRVMDAIAELSGQERSASYNQSKTIE, encoded by the coding sequence ATGGCACTGTTTGACGCTGTCCGCTGGACCACGCGGAGCCTGATTTCCGGCACCTGCAGGCCCACCGTCGTCGGCCTGGAAAATGTTCCCGACGACGGCCCGTTCATCGTGGCGCCCAACCACCTCTCGTTTTTTGACAGTGTCATCGTCCAGGCGCTGATGCCCCGCCCGGTCGCGTTCTTTGCGAAGGCCGAGTACTTCACCACCGGCGGCGCCAAGGGCAAGGTCATGAAGGCCTTCTTTGAATCCGTAGGCTCCATTCCCGTGGAACGCGGTGAGCAGGCCGCCAGTGTGCAGGCACTCAAAACGCTCCTGGACATCCTGGAGTCCGGCAAGGGGATAGGTATTTACCCGGAGGGCACCCGGTCCAGGGACGGGATTCTCTACCGCGGACGCACCGGTGTTGGTTGGCTGGCGCTGACCACTGGCGCCCCCGTGATCCCCGTGGGCCTGATCGGGACCGAAAACCTTCAGCGCGCGGGTGAAAGCGGGGTCCGGCCGCAGCACTTCACCATGAAGGTGGGGGAGCCGCTGTACTTCGACAAGACGGGCCCGGACCATTCGCTGCCCGCCCGCAGGGAAGTCACGGACCGTGTCATGGACGCGATCGCCGAACTCAGCGGCCAGGAACGCTCCGCCAGCTACAACCAGAGCAAAACCATCGAGTAG
- the uvrC gene encoding excinuclease ABC subunit UvrC produces MANPASYRPQTGEIPINPGVYRFRDPNGRVIYVGKAKSLRSRLNSYFANPAGLLPKTYAMVHAASSVEWTVVGSELESLQLEYTWIKEFKPRFNVVFRDDKTYPYLAVTMGEKYPRVQVMRGDKRKGTRYFGPYTAGAIRETMDTLLRVFPVRSCSAGVFKRAEASGRPCLLGYIDKCSAPCVGRISPDDHRDLAEDFCAFMGGEAKRFISKLEKQMAEAVSELNYERAARLRDDITALRKVFERNAVVLAEDTDADVFALHEDELEAAVQVFHVRGGRIRGQRGWVVEKVEDSTTPDLVEHLLQQVYGDEGQSHGRLPREVLVPDAPSNQAELTQWLSGMRGAKVDIRVPQRGDKAALMSTVRENAEHALKLHKTRRAGDLTVRSQALQELQEALDLPVPLLRIECFDVSHVQGTNVVASMVVVEDGLPKKSDYRKFSVTGAAAADDTAAMHDVLTRRFRHYLKDKSAQVDESILNTSGADAAEVGRAEPAQAEAVPDSALLDTTTPAPRARFAYPPNLVVVDGGKPQVNAAARALADLGIDDVYVVGLAKRLEEVWLPDSDFPVILPRTSQGLYLLQRIRDEAHRFAISFHRQKRGKAMTVSALDGVPGLGASKRKALLAHFGSVKGVKAASAAELSEAKGIGPALAGAIVNHFSASGPEAVTVPAINMTTGEVIES; encoded by the coding sequence GTGGCAAATCCAGCAAGTTACCGGCCCCAGACGGGTGAGATACCCATCAATCCGGGGGTGTACCGGTTCCGCGACCCCAACGGACGGGTCATCTACGTGGGCAAGGCGAAAAGCCTTCGCTCCCGGTTGAACTCGTACTTCGCCAACCCGGCCGGGCTCCTGCCCAAAACCTATGCCATGGTCCATGCGGCCAGCAGCGTGGAGTGGACAGTGGTGGGCAGCGAGCTGGAGTCGCTGCAGCTGGAATACACGTGGATCAAGGAGTTCAAGCCCCGGTTCAACGTCGTCTTCCGGGACGACAAAACGTATCCCTACCTCGCCGTGACCATGGGCGAAAAGTATCCGCGGGTGCAGGTGATGCGCGGAGACAAGAGGAAGGGCACCCGCTACTTCGGCCCCTACACCGCCGGAGCCATCCGGGAAACCATGGATACCCTCCTCCGTGTCTTCCCGGTCCGCAGCTGCAGTGCGGGCGTATTCAAGCGGGCCGAGGCCAGCGGCAGGCCCTGCCTGCTGGGCTACATCGATAAGTGCTCCGCGCCCTGCGTGGGCCGGATCTCCCCGGACGACCACCGGGACCTGGCGGAGGATTTCTGCGCTTTTATGGGCGGCGAAGCCAAACGCTTTATCAGCAAGCTGGAAAAGCAAATGGCCGAAGCGGTGTCCGAGCTGAACTACGAGCGGGCGGCCCGACTGCGCGATGACATCACCGCGCTGCGCAAGGTCTTTGAACGGAACGCGGTGGTGCTCGCCGAAGACACCGACGCCGACGTCTTTGCCCTCCATGAGGACGAACTGGAAGCTGCCGTCCAGGTATTCCATGTCCGCGGCGGCCGGATCCGCGGCCAGCGCGGCTGGGTGGTGGAGAAGGTGGAGGATTCGACCACCCCGGACCTCGTGGAACACCTGCTTCAGCAGGTTTACGGGGACGAAGGCCAAAGCCACGGGAGGCTGCCCCGCGAAGTCCTGGTGCCGGACGCGCCCAGCAACCAGGCGGAGCTGACGCAATGGCTGAGCGGAATGCGCGGCGCCAAGGTGGACATCCGCGTGCCGCAGCGCGGGGACAAAGCCGCGCTGATGTCCACGGTCCGGGAAAACGCCGAACACGCCCTCAAGCTCCACAAGACGCGCCGCGCCGGTGACCTCACGGTCAGGTCCCAGGCGTTGCAGGAACTTCAGGAGGCGCTGGACCTGCCGGTGCCGCTGCTGCGGATCGAATGCTTTGACGTCTCGCACGTCCAGGGCACCAACGTGGTGGCCTCCATGGTGGTGGTGGAGGACGGGCTGCCGAAGAAATCGGATTACCGCAAGTTTTCCGTCACCGGTGCCGCGGCTGCCGATGACACCGCGGCCATGCACGACGTCCTGACCCGGCGCTTCCGGCACTACCTGAAGGACAAGTCGGCGCAGGTGGACGAATCCATCCTCAATACGAGTGGGGCCGACGCCGCAGAGGTTGGCAGGGCAGAACCCGCCCAGGCAGAGGCCGTGCCGGACAGCGCCCTGCTGGACACCACTACGCCGGCGCCCCGGGCCAGGTTCGCGTACCCGCCCAACCTGGTGGTGGTGGACGGCGGCAAACCCCAGGTCAACGCGGCGGCCCGCGCCCTCGCCGACCTCGGCATTGACGACGTATATGTGGTGGGCCTGGCCAAGCGGCTGGAGGAAGTGTGGCTGCCGGACAGCGACTTCCCGGTGATCCTGCCGCGGACGTCGCAGGGCCTGTACCTGCTGCAGCGGATCCGCGACGAAGCCCACCGGTTTGCGATCTCGTTCCACCGGCAAAAGCGTGGAAAGGCCATGACGGTGTCCGCACTGGACGGGGTACCGGGCCTCGGCGCTTCCAAGCGGAAGGCCCTCCTGGCGCACTTCGGATCCGTAAAGGGGGTCAAGGCGGCTTCCGCGGCGGAGCTTTCCGAAGCGAAGGGGATCGGACCTGCCCTCGCCGGCGCCATCGTGAACCATTTCTCCGCCAGCGGACCGGAGGCAGTTACCGTACCGGCCATCAACATGACCACCGGCGAAGTCATCGAATCCTAG
- the rapZ gene encoding RNase adapter RapZ, whose amino-acid sequence MADTTAESGAGQDGMQPVKPLEAELLVVTGMSGAGRSTAADALEDHGWYVVENLPPQMLGTLAELVSHAPQSIPRLAVVIDVRSKGLFADIRAALGALAASGVTFRVLFLDASDNVLVRRFEQGRRPHPLQGGGRILDGIAAERELLQELRDSSDVVLDTSGYNVHGLATAITELFTETGPVALRLNVMSFGFKYGLPVDSNYVADVRFIPNPHWVPQLRPHTGLDKDVSDYVLEAEGVKNFVDRYVMALEPVLDGYRRENKHYATIAVGCTGGKHRSVAVAVELSKKLAQFPRVTVTTTHRDLGRE is encoded by the coding sequence ATGGCAGACACAACGGCGGAATCCGGAGCAGGGCAGGACGGGATGCAACCCGTCAAGCCGCTCGAAGCGGAACTGCTGGTGGTCACCGGGATGTCCGGAGCGGGGCGGAGTACAGCGGCTGACGCACTGGAGGACCACGGCTGGTACGTCGTGGAAAACCTGCCGCCGCAGATGCTGGGCACCCTCGCCGAACTCGTCTCACATGCACCGCAGTCCATCCCTCGGCTGGCGGTGGTCATCGACGTCCGCAGCAAGGGACTCTTCGCGGACATCCGCGCGGCACTCGGCGCGCTGGCCGCCAGCGGTGTTACCTTCCGCGTCCTCTTCCTCGACGCCAGCGACAACGTGCTGGTCCGGAGGTTCGAACAGGGACGCCGGCCGCATCCCCTGCAGGGCGGCGGCCGCATCCTCGACGGCATCGCCGCCGAACGGGAGCTGCTGCAGGAACTGCGCGACAGCTCCGACGTCGTCCTGGACACCTCGGGCTACAACGTCCACGGCCTCGCCACCGCCATCACTGAGCTGTTTACTGAAACCGGCCCCGTGGCCCTGCGGCTGAACGTCATGAGTTTCGGCTTCAAGTACGGCCTTCCCGTGGACTCAAACTACGTGGCAGACGTCCGGTTCATCCCCAACCCGCACTGGGTGCCCCAGCTGCGCCCGCACACCGGGCTGGACAAGGACGTCAGCGACTACGTCCTCGAAGCCGAAGGGGTCAAGAACTTCGTGGACCGCTACGTGATGGCGCTGGAACCGGTCCTGGATGGCTACCGCCGCGAGAATAAGCACTACGCCACCATCGCCGTGGGCTGCACCGGAGGCAAACACCGCTCGGTGGCCGTCGCCGTCGAACTTTCCAAGAAGCTCGCCCAGTTCCCCCGGGTCACCGTGACCACCACGCACCGGGACCTGGGCCGCGAGTAA
- a CDS encoding gluconeogenesis factor YvcK family protein — MSLFTGALPLVPPAGTAGNQQDKGPNVVALGGGHGLSASLSALRLLTTELTAIVTVADDGGSSGRLRDEYGVLPPGDLRMALSALCDDTDWGRTWRDVMQHRFRPGKGPGGSLDDHATGNLLIVTLWELLGDAVAGLRWAGALLGARGQVLPMATEPLTIEGDVRVTAPNGTSQLQTIRGQARCAVAGSLEAVRLLPEAAPACVEALSAIELADWVILGPGSWYTSVLPHLLLPEMREALCDTPAKRLLTMNLATDTKETSGMTAADHLHVLRRYAPDFTVDVVLADPASVPDLPGFEKAAAMIGAEVVLGKVGASGRRPVHDPLRLATAYHDIFGNS, encoded by the coding sequence ATGTCGCTGTTCACTGGGGCCCTGCCGCTGGTTCCACCGGCCGGAACGGCCGGGAACCAGCAGGATAAAGGGCCGAACGTTGTTGCACTCGGCGGCGGCCACGGCCTGTCGGCCTCCCTCTCGGCGCTGCGCCTGCTCACCACGGAGCTGACGGCCATCGTTACGGTAGCGGACGACGGCGGATCTTCCGGCCGTCTGCGGGACGAGTACGGCGTCCTCCCGCCCGGGGACCTTCGGATGGCCCTCTCCGCCCTGTGCGACGACACGGACTGGGGCCGGACATGGCGGGATGTTATGCAGCACCGCTTCCGCCCCGGAAAGGGACCGGGCGGCTCGCTGGACGACCACGCTACCGGCAACCTGCTGATCGTCACGCTGTGGGAACTCCTCGGAGACGCCGTCGCCGGCCTCCGGTGGGCCGGGGCGCTGCTCGGCGCCCGCGGCCAGGTCCTGCCCATGGCCACGGAGCCGCTGACCATCGAAGGCGACGTCCGGGTCACCGCCCCGAACGGCACTTCCCAACTCCAGACCATCCGCGGCCAGGCACGCTGCGCCGTAGCCGGTTCACTGGAAGCGGTGCGCCTCCTGCCGGAAGCCGCGCCCGCCTGTGTCGAAGCGCTCTCGGCCATCGAACTGGCGGACTGGGTGATCCTGGGGCCGGGCTCCTGGTATACCTCCGTGCTGCCGCACCTGCTGCTCCCCGAGATGCGGGAGGCGCTGTGTGATACGCCGGCCAAACGCCTCCTCACCATGAACCTGGCCACGGACACTAAGGAAACTTCCGGCATGACGGCCGCCGACCATCTCCACGTCCTGCGCCGGTACGCCCCCGACTTCACCGTTGACGTTGTCCTGGCCGACCCCGCATCGGTTCCCGACCTGCCCGGGTTCGAGAAGGCCGCCGCGATGATCGGAGCCGAGGTGGTCTTGGGTAAAGTAGGGGCGTCGGGCCGCCGGCCTGTCCATGACCCCCTGCGTCTGGCCACGGCGTACCACGACATTTTCGGGAACAGTTAG